In one window of Skermanella rosea DNA:
- a CDS encoding XrtA system polysaccharide chain length determinant: MNDLTFNLKDLLRHYASETWARRWWVVGIVWLVSLAGWLVVAKLPDSYSASARVYVDTQSLLNPLMKGMTVRPDVEQQVEIMRRTLISRPNMEQLLRLTDLDLTVDSEGAREALLTDLEQRIRFYGEGRQIFSIQFEDSDPRLAHSVVQSILQIFVEQNVGDNRRDIERTRRFIDTQIADYEKRLRDSEAAVSDFRRINAEELRYKDVVNGRLQTTEFDIRQLENQLQSTTWQRDQLRAQLAGTPETLAAADAAQAAAALAATPAGQRLEQLRQQLTDMRLRYTDQNPSVANLRRMIQQAEADVRRQSSSSSVPNPMRQQLESEIQRLDSEIGGLNRRLELRNEELAQLRARQNEVPAVELQLAQMNRDYGVLRQNYEQLIERRESIRMAERLDSQTTNVDFRVVDPPVVPNRPSGPNRVLLFGGVLAAAFAAALGVVFVLIQLKDSFTNVNTLRDTFNLPVLGNVSMVESPHRSRWRLLEVSALGGSVAVLLVVFAGLMMLYQPGAPKPTLSGLAGGLFERGET, translated from the coding sequence ATGAATGACCTGACCTTCAACCTCAAAGACCTGCTGCGCCACTACGCCTCCGAGACGTGGGCGCGGCGCTGGTGGGTGGTCGGCATCGTCTGGCTGGTCAGCCTGGCGGGCTGGCTGGTCGTGGCCAAGCTCCCGGACAGCTACAGCGCCAGCGCGCGCGTCTATGTCGATACCCAGAGCCTGCTGAACCCGCTGATGAAGGGCATGACCGTCCGGCCCGACGTGGAGCAGCAGGTCGAGATCATGCGGCGCACCCTGATCTCCCGGCCCAACATGGAGCAGCTGCTGCGGCTGACCGATCTGGACCTGACGGTCGACAGCGAGGGCGCCCGCGAGGCGCTGCTGACCGACCTGGAGCAGCGGATCAGGTTCTACGGCGAAGGCCGGCAGATCTTCAGCATCCAGTTCGAGGACAGCGACCCGCGGCTCGCCCACTCCGTCGTGCAGTCCATCCTCCAGATCTTCGTCGAGCAGAATGTCGGCGACAACCGGCGCGACATCGAGCGCACCCGGCGCTTCATCGACACCCAGATCGCCGACTACGAGAAGCGGCTGAGGGACTCGGAGGCCGCCGTATCGGACTTCCGCCGGATCAACGCGGAGGAGCTGCGCTACAAGGACGTCGTCAACGGCCGGCTCCAGACCACCGAGTTCGACATCCGCCAGCTCGAGAACCAGCTCCAGTCGACGACCTGGCAGCGCGACCAGCTGCGCGCCCAGCTCGCCGGGACGCCGGAAACGCTCGCCGCTGCCGACGCCGCCCAGGCCGCCGCGGCCCTGGCGGCGACGCCGGCCGGCCAGCGGCTGGAACAGCTCCGCCAGCAGCTCACCGACATGCGGCTGCGCTATACCGACCAGAACCCGTCGGTCGCCAATCTCCGCCGCATGATCCAGCAGGCCGAAGCGGACGTCCGCCGGCAGTCCTCCTCCAGCTCGGTGCCCAACCCGATGCGCCAGCAGCTGGAATCCGAGATCCAGCGCCTCGACTCCGAGATCGGCGGCCTGAACCGCCGGCTGGAACTGCGCAACGAGGAGCTGGCCCAACTGCGCGCCCGGCAGAACGAGGTTCCCGCCGTCGAGCTCCAGCTCGCCCAGATGAACCGCGACTACGGCGTGCTCCGGCAGAACTACGAGCAGCTGATCGAGCGGCGCGAGTCGATCCGGATGGCGGAGCGGCTGGACAGCCAGACCACCAACGTCGATTTCCGCGTGGTCGATCCGCCGGTCGTGCCGAACCGGCCGAGCGGGCCGAACCGGGTGCTGCTGTTCGGCGGCGTCCTGGCGGCGGCCTTCGCGGCGGCCCTGGGCGTCGTGTTCGTGCTGATCCAGCTGAAGGACAGCTTCACGAACGTCAATACGCTCCGCGACACCTTCAACCTGCCGGTGCTGGGCAACGTCAGCATGGTCGAATCGCCCCACCGCAGCCGCTGGCGGCTGCTGGAGGTGTCGGCCCTCGGCGGGTCGGTCGCGGTGCTGCTGGTCGTGTTCGCCGGCCTGATGATGCTGTACCAGCCGGGAGCGCCGAAGCCGACGCTGTCCGGGCTGGCCGGCGGGCTGTTCGAGCGCGGCGAGACCTGA
- a CDS encoding P-loop NTPase: MDLIHRAVQQSSAARRGNIVEPRAEPAAGPAPQLAPAASPAWEARDSRGDPQDTFREAVEISIDPARLREMGMIHPGDRRSRLAEEMRLLKRRLIQKLNPMEADAEGRTNLVMVTSAVPGEGKSFISLNLALSFVADEHFDVLLIDADAMRPSILRMLGLPPARGLSDLLLEPGLDPSEVLLRDPGMRLTILPSGGEVPSATDLYGSPAMKELVDRLARSQRNRIVILDAPPVLATTEPVVLSHVVDQVLLVVEANRTAHSQVQHALDLLEPCDNVNLVLNKSAAGKTSEHFGSYYSGYDKASQGGRGYGKSAGSAAAEEKA, translated from the coding sequence ATGGATCTGATCCACAGAGCGGTGCAGCAGTCGAGCGCGGCCCGGCGCGGCAACATCGTCGAGCCGCGGGCCGAGCCGGCCGCCGGCCCGGCCCCGCAGCTGGCTCCGGCGGCATCCCCGGCGTGGGAGGCCCGCGACTCCCGGGGCGATCCCCAGGATACGTTCCGGGAAGCCGTGGAGATCTCGATCGATCCGGCCCGGCTGCGCGAGATGGGCATGATCCATCCGGGCGACCGCCGGTCGCGGCTGGCCGAGGAGATGCGGCTGCTGAAGCGGCGGCTGATCCAGAAGCTGAACCCGATGGAAGCCGACGCGGAGGGACGCACCAACCTGGTGATGGTGACCAGCGCCGTGCCCGGCGAGGGCAAGAGCTTCATCTCGCTGAACCTGGCGCTCAGCTTCGTGGCCGACGAGCATTTCGACGTGCTGCTGATCGATGCCGACGCGATGCGGCCGAGCATCCTGCGGATGCTGGGACTGCCGCCGGCGCGCGGGCTGTCCGACCTGCTGCTGGAGCCGGGCCTGGACCCGTCGGAAGTCCTGCTCCGCGACCCGGGGATGCGGCTGACCATCCTGCCGTCGGGCGGCGAGGTGCCGTCCGCCACCGATCTCTACGGCAGCCCGGCCATGAAGGAGCTGGTCGACCGGCTGGCGCGGTCCCAGCGCAACCGCATCGTGATCCTGGACGCTCCGCCGGTGCTCGCCACCACCGAGCCGGTCGTGCTGTCCCACGTCGTCGACCAGGTCCTGCTGGTGGTCGAGGCGAACCGGACCGCGCATTCCCAGGTGCAGCACGCCCTGGACCTGCTGGAACCCTGCGACAACGTCAACCTGGTCCTGAACAAGTCGGCCGCGGGCAAGACCAGCGAGCATTTCGGCTCCTACTACAGCGGCTACGACAAGGCGTCCCAGGGCGGGCGCGGCTACGGCAAATCCGCAGGCTCCGCCGCCGCCGAAGAGAAGGCCTGA